A portion of the Croceicoccus marinus genome contains these proteins:
- a CDS encoding McrC family protein: protein MAHRTVHEWQKLPIGTGEGGFTHAQAESLLAAARSHANGGSEGQLILIEQNRHLHARQVVGVLAGQGCSLEILPKIEPGDGESDASVRARLVHMLDVALDLDISPGETAAMARQDHTLLDILVRIFADRLLAEARRGLPRHYNAREDDLPALRGRLDVMRQFTINAVRPDRLSCRFDSLEADTPLMRVMKACTVMLHRHARHQETQRRLAELRFMMTDVPDMPVKSLPWNRVVIDRSNRRWRSLFAMAKLFLRREWQTTHTQAAAADGITLLFPMNDLFEAYVAAGLRKALSEPGIEIVAQGGLEYCLGHWCEGEDIRPSLFQTKPDILLRERSSGRVRAIIDTKWKKLASDPFDRKRGVKQADVYQLMAYARLYRCDRLMLLYPSVPGTVGQARHEFGLAQGCERLAVSTVDISSQKLFKRDLTSIILRELSEESHQTIQDRAVNDL from the coding sequence GTGGCCCATCGCACCGTCCATGAATGGCAGAAGCTTCCCATCGGCACGGGGGAGGGGGGCTTCACCCATGCCCAAGCGGAAAGCCTGCTAGCTGCAGCGCGCAGCCATGCAAATGGCGGCAGCGAGGGACAGCTGATCCTGATCGAACAGAACCGGCATCTGCATGCGCGTCAGGTGGTGGGGGTACTGGCGGGGCAGGGCTGCTCGCTGGAAATCCTGCCGAAGATCGAGCCCGGCGATGGCGAGAGCGATGCAAGCGTGCGCGCTAGGCTCGTGCACATGCTCGATGTCGCGCTCGATCTCGACATCTCTCCCGGGGAAACGGCGGCGATGGCGCGGCAGGATCATACGCTGCTCGATATCCTGGTGCGCATTTTTGCCGATCGGTTGCTAGCTGAAGCCCGCAGGGGATTGCCCCGACACTACAACGCACGCGAGGATGATTTGCCGGCCCTTCGCGGCAGGCTGGACGTGATGCGGCAGTTCACAATCAATGCCGTCCGTCCCGATCGGCTGTCGTGCCGCTTCGACAGTCTCGAAGCCGACACACCGCTGATGCGCGTGATGAAGGCCTGTACGGTGATGCTGCACCGGCATGCCCGCCATCAGGAAACACAGCGCAGGCTGGCCGAACTGCGATTCATGATGACCGATGTGCCCGACATGCCGGTCAAAAGCCTGCCATGGAACCGCGTGGTGATCGACCGCAGCAATCGCCGCTGGCGCAGCCTGTTCGCGATGGCCAAGCTGTTCCTGCGGCGCGAATGGCAGACCACGCACACTCAAGCGGCTGCGGCTGACGGAATCACCTTGCTGTTCCCCATGAACGATCTGTTCGAGGCCTATGTGGCGGCCGGCCTGCGCAAGGCTTTAAGCGAACCGGGGATCGAGATCGTGGCGCAGGGCGGTCTCGAATATTGCCTCGGTCATTGGTGCGAGGGCGAGGATATCAGGCCAAGCCTGTTCCAGACCAAGCCCGACATCCTGCTGCGCGAGAGATCATCGGGCCGCGTGCGCGCTATCATTGACACGAAATGGAAGAAGTTGGCGTCGGATCCGTTCGACCGCAAACGCGGCGTGAAGCAGGCCGACGTCTACCAGCTGATGGCGTACGCCCGGCTGTATCGCTGTGACCGGCTGATGCTGCTTTATCCTTCCGTGCCGGGCACAGTGGGACAAGCACGGCACGAATTCGGATTGGCACAGGGGTGCGAGCGTCTCGCGGTTTCGACAGTCGACATCTCGTCCCAGAAGCTCTTTAAGCGAGATCTGACCTCCATAATTCTACGAGAATTGTCCGAGGAGAGTCATCAAACAATTCAAGATAGGGCTGTCAATGATCTTTGA